A region of Bifidobacterium adolescentis ATCC 15703 DNA encodes the following proteins:
- a CDS encoding DEAD/DEAH box helicase, with product MTHHRRHGNNDTGTYDAEMTTALSPAQRYAAFKQTQAKRQSVSSRFARSMPFELDDFQVKANDALEAGDNVLVAAPTGAGKTVVADFAIYLAQERNVKAFYTTPIKALSNQKYHDLVETYGPDRVGLLTGDTSINSEADIVVMTTEVLRNMLYEHSMTLDALRYVILDEVHYLADRFRGPVWEEVIIHLPQSVRIIGLSATVSNVEDFSKWIESVRGDTTLVVSEKRPVPLEQHVLVQADDHTEPELIDLYRRDKDGNQTDKLNAQLVSRLDQLDRKAAKRRGEQRPDRRKGGKGGKWNDHSRRPERHTPRRWAVIDELNFLGILPGIYFIFSRNGCDQAVEQCINAGLELTTDDEVRRIRRIVDEMVEGQLSQEDLKALHFSQFRFALEEGFAPHHAGMVALFRQIVERLFEEGLVKVVFATETLALGINMPARCVVVEKLEKFDGTGHVGLTPGEFTQLTGRAGRRGIDTIGHAVVVDHHGFIPATAAALSSKRVYPLHSSFKPTFNMAVNLLNSSDYETARITLDHSFAQWEANESAWQLEAQMDTLRKALDGYERAFDCEFGDFKEFMRLRMRLSDLEKNERRKLKHEVFRTQKARSEAFKDLDRSIAELREKDRDHPCRKCPDIQKHLKWGHRWAREMRELERVQHRYDSRTGSVARQFDRICNVLNELGYLDRLDEGAKEHIDYRLTERGQLLRHLYSELDLVLAQAIDDGAFDGLDATELASAVMSLIYEPRRGSGGEPRHYPGGMQGNVAVCAAQLKGVHASIAMLCEDYALDEPRQLDFGITDVVYEWAQGESLSRVLYGTDLTGGDFVRGCKRLADVLQQIAVAGPYLGKRAETLAPIAKQAYENVNRGIVAYSGVD from the coding sequence ATGACTCATCATCGTCGACATGGCAATAACGACACCGGCACATACGATGCCGAGATGACCACAGCCCTATCTCCCGCGCAACGCTATGCGGCGTTCAAACAGACGCAGGCCAAACGCCAATCGGTCTCGTCTCGTTTCGCACGGTCCATGCCATTCGAATTGGACGATTTCCAAGTCAAAGCCAATGATGCGTTGGAAGCCGGCGACAATGTGCTCGTCGCCGCGCCCACCGGAGCCGGCAAGACGGTCGTGGCTGATTTCGCGATCTATCTGGCCCAAGAGCGTAACGTCAAAGCGTTCTACACCACGCCAATCAAAGCGTTGAGCAATCAGAAATACCATGATCTGGTCGAAACGTACGGGCCGGACAGAGTCGGCCTGCTTACCGGCGACACGTCCATCAACTCCGAAGCCGACATCGTGGTCATGACCACCGAGGTCCTGCGCAACATGCTCTACGAGCATTCCATGACGCTTGACGCCTTGCGTTACGTGATTCTTGACGAGGTGCACTATCTCGCCGACCGTTTCCGCGGGCCGGTGTGGGAGGAAGTGATCATCCACCTGCCCCAAAGCGTGAGAATCATCGGCCTGTCCGCAACCGTGTCGAATGTCGAGGACTTCTCCAAATGGATTGAATCGGTCCGTGGCGACACCACGCTGGTGGTGTCCGAAAAACGGCCCGTGCCGTTGGAACAGCATGTGCTTGTTCAGGCGGACGACCACACCGAACCGGAACTCATCGACCTGTATCGACGTGATAAAGACGGCAATCAGACAGACAAGCTCAACGCCCAGCTGGTGAGCAGGCTCGATCAGCTCGACCGCAAGGCCGCGAAACGTAGGGGAGAGCAGCGCCCCGACAGACGAAAGGGCGGCAAGGGCGGCAAATGGAACGACCATTCCCGCAGACCCGAACGCCATACGCCACGTCGTTGGGCCGTGATTGATGAATTGAATTTCCTCGGCATCCTGCCGGGCATCTATTTCATCTTCTCCCGCAACGGATGCGATCAGGCCGTCGAACAATGCATCAACGCCGGACTCGAACTCACCACCGATGACGAGGTGCGTCGCATCCGCCGTATCGTCGATGAGATGGTCGAAGGCCAACTCAGTCAAGAGGATTTGAAGGCTTTGCATTTCTCGCAGTTCCGCTTCGCCTTGGAGGAAGGATTCGCGCCGCATCATGCTGGCATGGTGGCGCTCTTCCGCCAAATTGTCGAACGACTGTTCGAAGAGGGGCTGGTGAAGGTCGTCTTCGCCACGGAAACACTTGCCTTGGGCATCAACATGCCGGCACGGTGCGTGGTGGTGGAAAAACTTGAGAAATTCGATGGGACCGGGCATGTCGGATTGACGCCAGGGGAGTTCACCCAGCTTACCGGACGCGCTGGCCGACGTGGCATCGACACCATCGGCCATGCGGTGGTTGTGGACCATCATGGCTTCATTCCCGCCACTGCCGCCGCGCTGTCCAGCAAGCGCGTGTACCCGCTGCACTCCAGTTTCAAACCGACGTTCAACATGGCCGTCAACCTGCTTAATTCCAGCGATTACGAGACCGCTCGCATCACGCTTGACCATTCCTTCGCGCAATGGGAGGCCAACGAATCCGCCTGGCAGCTTGAAGCGCAGATGGATACGTTGCGCAAAGCGTTGGACGGATACGAACGGGCGTTCGATTGTGAGTTCGGCGACTTCAAGGAGTTCATGCGGCTGCGCATGCGCTTGAGCGACTTGGAAAAGAACGAACGACGCAAACTCAAGCACGAGGTGTTCCGCACGCAGAAGGCGCGAAGCGAAGCGTTCAAAGACCTTGACAGGAGTATCGCGGAGCTTCGCGAAAAAGACAGGGACCATCCCTGCCGCAAATGCCCCGATATTCAGAAGCATCTCAAATGGGGGCATCGGTGGGCGCGTGAAATGCGTGAATTGGAACGTGTGCAGCACCGCTACGATTCACGCACCGGCTCCGTGGCACGTCAATTCGACCGCATCTGCAATGTGCTGAACGAGCTCGGATACCTCGATCGGCTTGATGAAGGCGCAAAAGAACATATCGATTACCGGCTTACCGAACGTGGACAGCTGTTGCGGCACTTGTACAGCGAGCTTGATTTGGTGCTTGCCCAGGCGATCGATGATGGCGCGTTCGACGGACTCGATGCGACGGAGCTGGCCAGCGCCGTCATGTCGTTGATTTACGAGCCACGCAGAGGCAGCGGGGGAGAGCCGCGCCATTATCCCGGAGGAATGCAGGGGAACGTCGCCGTCTGTGCGGCGCAGCTCAAAGGCGTGCACGCGTCGATTGCCATGCTGTGTGAGGACTATGCCCTCGACGAGCCGCGCCAACTTGATTTCGGCATCACCGATGTCGTCTACGAATGGGCTCAGGGCGAAAGCCTGTCGCGTGTGCTGTACGGCACCGATTTGACCGGCGGCGATTTCGTACGCGGATGCAAACGTCTCGCCGACGTGTTGCAGCAGATCGCCGTGGCCGGACCATACCTGGGTAAACGCGCCGAAACGCTCGCTCCGATTGCGAAACAGGCGTACGAGAACGTCAACCGTGGCATCGTCGCCTATTCAGGTGTCGACTGA
- a CDS encoding RNA polymerase-binding protein RbpA: MAERSLRGMSIGAKSLESDDNVDFAARTDVAYVCPKGHRTILPFAEGAEFPDEWECRCGAVAHREGDNDDEADEIAKPTRTHWDMLMERRTEDELKALLEKRLQMHRDGWFPDYE; the protein is encoded by the coding sequence ATGGCGGAACGTAGCCTGCGAGGCATGAGCATCGGTGCGAAGTCGCTTGAATCCGATGACAATGTGGATTTTGCGGCGCGAACCGACGTCGCATACGTGTGTCCGAAAGGCCATCGTACGATTCTGCCGTTCGCTGAGGGCGCAGAATTCCCAGATGAGTGGGAGTGCCGCTGCGGCGCCGTCGCGCACCGTGAAGGAGACAATGACGACGAGGCTGATGAAATCGCCAAGCCGACACGCACGCACTGGGACATGCTCATGGAACGTCGTACCGAAGACGAACTGAAGGCTTTGCTGGAGAAGCGTCTGCAAATGCATCGTGACGGATGGTTCCCGGACTACGAGTGA
- a CDS encoding HAD hydrolase-like protein translates to MSEHPKKVVLLDLDGTLTKSDPGIIGCVVKAFEEMGYPVPDDAELHRFIGPAISESMQRNGIPDDKLDEGVRIYRKYYADEAVFDDPNNPGQKVPGRLNNTIYQGIPEQLAKLRADGYYLAIASCKPQYQCIPICEHFHLDTMVDGIYGASEDNSRLDKDQVIRWAFQHIDFDENAGDKALMVGDRWTDADGAKACGLDCLGCGWGYAEPGELKAHGAYRILDSVDELAQAVEEYFA, encoded by the coding sequence ATGTCCGAACATCCGAAGAAAGTCGTTCTGCTTGACCTCGATGGCACACTGACGAAATCCGATCCAGGAATCATTGGCTGCGTTGTCAAGGCGTTCGAAGAGATGGGATATCCGGTGCCGGACGATGCCGAATTGCATCGTTTCATTGGACCGGCCATCAGCGAATCGATGCAACGCAACGGCATTCCGGATGACAAGCTTGACGAAGGCGTGAGGATTTACCGCAAGTATTACGCCGACGAGGCCGTGTTCGACGACCCGAACAATCCCGGACAGAAAGTCCCCGGCCGCCTGAACAACACGATTTACCAAGGTATTCCGGAGCAGCTCGCCAAACTGCGTGCCGACGGATACTATCTGGCGATTGCCAGCTGCAAGCCGCAATACCAATGCATTCCGATTTGCGAGCATTTCCACTTGGACACCATGGTCGACGGCATCTACGGTGCCAGCGAGGACAATTCCCGTCTTGACAAGGACCAAGTGATCCGTTGGGCTTTCCAGCACATCGATTTCGACGAGAACGCAGGAGACAAGGCACTGATGGTCGGTGACCGTTGGACCGATGCCGACGGCGCCAAGGCGTGCGGTTTGGACTGCCTCGGCTGCGGCTGGGGCTATGCGGAGCCCGGAGAGCTCAAAGCCCATGGCGCATACCGTATTCTGGATTCGGTAGATGAACTCGCGCAGGCCGTCGAGGAGTATTTCGCCTGA
- a CDS encoding FHA domain-containing protein → MTDPIPSAGETTIIGLPAITVPVTSTGDRPLTKEDLNTIMRLADGTALLISTRGAVSGSRYLLDEDEITVGRDPSSDILLDDSTVSRTHAVFRRINGNYSVIDAGSLNGTYVNRQRVDSQELKNGDEIILGKFRLVYFTNKAVIA, encoded by the coding sequence ATGACTGATCCGATTCCAAGCGCAGGCGAAACGACCATCATTGGTCTTCCTGCTATCACTGTACCGGTTACTTCCACCGGAGACCGTCCTCTGACGAAGGAGGACCTCAATACGATCATGCGTCTGGCCGACGGCACGGCGCTCCTGATTTCCACCAGGGGAGCGGTGTCCGGCTCGCGTTATCTCCTCGACGAGGACGAGATCACCGTGGGACGCGACCCGAGTTCCGACATCCTGCTGGACGATTCCACCGTCTCCCGCACGCACGCGGTGTTCCGCAGGATTAACGGAAATTATTCGGTGATTGACGCCGGCAGCCTGAACGGCACATACGTGAACCGTCAACGAGTGGATAGCCAGGAACTGAAGAACGGCGACGAAATCATTCTGGGCAAGTTCCGTCTCGTATATTTCACCAACAAGGCCGTCATTGCCTAA
- a CDS encoding PAC2 family protein, whose translation MCEESAMPKTILIAAFEGWNDASQAATNVVRHLVSRYESQEVRHIDNEGFYDYQVARPMICSVQGRKRIIWPQTTFYDIAVSPMLHLLAQIAPEPNYRWEEYCRQTLRVAEDYDVSDVITLGSMFDECPHTRPLPLDISKSGCECESDREYNGPVGIPNILDAFAAEAGFPTTSIWVSVPHYYANTECMQGTLELLRALSLIIEYPLIEGDLTRKAMQWRSDADGLVSDMHAGDYLARLEHDYDLDARAKRIASNGMPACEELLREAESLLRNGV comes from the coding sequence ATGTGTGAGGAGAGCGCAATGCCCAAGACGATACTTATCGCCGCATTCGAAGGATGGAACGATGCAAGCCAAGCGGCCACGAACGTCGTCCGTCATTTGGTGTCCCGGTATGAGTCGCAGGAAGTGCGCCATATTGACAACGAAGGTTTCTACGACTATCAGGTGGCCCGGCCCATGATCTGCTCCGTGCAGGGGCGTAAGCGCATCATCTGGCCGCAAACGACTTTCTATGACATTGCCGTCTCCCCCATGCTGCACCTGCTTGCGCAGATCGCACCCGAACCCAATTACCGGTGGGAGGAATACTGCAGGCAGACGCTACGTGTCGCAGAAGACTATGACGTAAGTGATGTCATCACGCTTGGCTCCATGTTCGATGAATGCCCGCACACACGGCCATTGCCGCTTGACATCTCCAAAAGCGGCTGCGAATGCGAATCCGACAGGGAATACAACGGTCCGGTGGGCATCCCCAACATCCTTGACGCCTTCGCCGCCGAAGCGGGCTTTCCGACAACATCCATATGGGTATCCGTACCGCATTACTATGCCAATACCGAATGCATGCAAGGCACTTTGGAGCTGCTGCGCGCCTTGTCTTTAATAATCGAGTATCCGCTTATTGAAGGAGATTTGACCAGAAAGGCCATGCAATGGCGTTCTGACGCCGATGGATTGGTGTCAGACATGCATGCCGGCGACTATTTGGCTCGTCTGGAACATGATTACGATTTGGACGCGAGAGCGAAGCGAATCGCCTCGAACGGCATGCCTGCCTGCGAGGAACTGCTTCGTGAGGCCGAATCACTTCTACGCAACGGCGTCTGA
- a CDS encoding undecaprenyl-diphosphate phosphatase — MNFFQAIFLGLVQALTEYLPVSSSAHIRIIGDLMLGSDPGAAFTAIIQIGTELAVILYFRHDIIRILGAWFGSLFGKEGKDFKSRMGAHNRDTQMGWFIIIGTLPILIAGLLFKDAIESTLRNLWITVTVLIIFGILLWVVDARAKQVKTMDEMTWKDALIFGIGQMLALIPGVSRSGGTITFGRAMGYTREAAVRVSFLMAIPAVFGAGILEAVSAVKDVAAGNAGMFPGWGATIAATIVAFVVGYVVIIGFLKFVSTFSYKAFAIYRIALAVVVALLLICGVLHPTEVVAAA, encoded by the coding sequence ATGAATTTCTTCCAAGCGATTTTCCTTGGCCTGGTGCAGGCGTTGACCGAATACTTGCCGGTCTCTTCCAGCGCCCATATCCGTATCATCGGCGATTTGATGCTGGGCTCCGATCCGGGTGCCGCGTTCACCGCCATCATCCAGATCGGCACCGAGCTTGCCGTGATCCTGTATTTCCGTCATGACATCATCCGCATTCTCGGCGCGTGGTTCGGCTCCTTGTTCGGCAAGGAGGGCAAGGACTTCAAGAGCCGTATGGGCGCGCATAACCGCGACACGCAGATGGGTTGGTTCATCATCATCGGCACGCTGCCGATTCTGATTGCCGGTCTGTTGTTCAAGGACGCCATCGAAAGCACGCTGCGTAATCTGTGGATCACCGTTACCGTGCTGATTATCTTCGGTATTCTGCTGTGGGTGGTCGACGCCCGCGCCAAGCAGGTCAAGACCATGGATGAGATGACCTGGAAGGATGCGCTGATCTTCGGCATCGGTCAGATGCTGGCTCTGATTCCTGGCGTTTCCCGTTCCGGCGGCACCATCACCTTCGGCCGTGCGATGGGTTATACCCGTGAGGCTGCAGTGCGCGTGAGCTTCCTGATGGCCATTCCGGCCGTGTTCGGCGCGGGCATCCTCGAAGCCGTTTCCGCGGTCAAGGATGTGGCCGCAGGCAATGCGGGAATGTTCCCGGGCTGGGGTGCGACCATCGCGGCCACCATCGTGGCGTTCGTGGTCGGCTATGTGGTGATCATCGGCTTCCTGAAGTTCGTGTCCACTTTCTCGTACAAGGCGTTCGCCATCTACCGCATCGCGCTGGCCGTTGTCGTGGCTCTGCTGCTGATCTGCGGCGTGCTGCACCCGACGGAAGTCGTTGCCGCCGCGTAA
- a CDS encoding fructosamine kinase family protein, whose product MGKYRKSRAFSPEGFFECEGRGLKWLGEAQSQGGPRVVDVYDWGKDYLDIERVNACGPTIQAARDFGVALAHMHDAGAEHFGSAPTGYDGTCYFGPLQDPVPMNAGAWDDVATYLADGRLRPMVRLGMKRRELTDYDMELTEAVIDALPDILGKAANDKPARVHGDLWSGNVMWTADSGDVEAVLIDPAAHGGHREEDLAMLDLFGMSYLTDILEGYQSAHPLKAGWQDRITLWQLYPIAGHCVFFGGGYVSRYRAMCRSLLK is encoded by the coding sequence ATGGGCAAATACCGCAAAAGCAGGGCATTCAGCCCCGAAGGTTTCTTTGAATGCGAGGGACGTGGCCTCAAATGGCTCGGCGAGGCGCAATCGCAGGGCGGCCCACGCGTGGTCGACGTATACGACTGGGGCAAGGATTATCTCGACATTGAACGCGTGAACGCCTGCGGTCCGACCATCCAAGCCGCGCGCGATTTCGGTGTTGCGCTAGCTCATATGCATGATGCCGGTGCCGAACATTTTGGCTCCGCTCCAACTGGATACGACGGCACCTGCTATTTCGGGCCGTTGCAGGATCCCGTCCCGATGAATGCCGGTGCCTGGGATGATGTGGCCACCTATCTGGCGGACGGCAGATTGCGTCCGATGGTACGACTCGGCATGAAACGTCGCGAACTGACCGACTATGACATGGAACTGACTGAAGCCGTTATCGACGCCTTGCCCGACATCCTAGGCAAGGCCGCCAACGACAAGCCCGCACGCGTGCATGGCGACCTGTGGAGCGGCAACGTCATGTGGACTGCTGATTCCGGTGACGTCGAAGCCGTGCTTATCGATCCTGCGGCTCACGGTGGGCACCGTGAGGAAGACCTTGCCATGCTCGACCTGTTCGGCATGTCATATCTTACGGACATCCTCGAAGGCTATCAGTCGGCGCATCCGCTTAAGGCCGGATGGCAGGACCGCATCACATTGTGGCAGCTCTACCCCATTGCAGGACATTGCGTGTTCTTCGGTGGAGGATATGTGAGCCGGTATCGCGCCATGTGCAGGTCGCTGCTCAAATAG
- the dnaJ gene encoding molecular chaperone DnaJ, translated as MTDYYEVLGVDRSASDDEIKKAYRKMSRKYHPDIAGPEFEDKFKEVNNAYDVLSDPKKRQMYDAGVDPNDPNAGGMHGGGFGGGFGDMGDIFSMFTGGGFGGTGGGPTPRTQPGRDALVSATIDLKTAVFGDTTHVKVNTFGLCQECGGTGCQNGTQPTQCPDCHGQGYAQRVVRTMLGQMMTTAPCERCEGHGTVIEKPCPSCLGHGRVRVTRNVGVAVPAGVANNTRLRLANQGEVGENGGVAGDLYVDIRIKPDDMFTRDDDDLHCWIKVPMSWAVLGHEVEIDTFDGRQTLDIPAGSQPDDTVTLKNLGVTHLDDKNERGDLVAHVVVEIPKKLSDDERELIERFGEMHDTDAQHVAVKSRPSSGAKKGFFSKLKDALR; from the coding sequence GTGACGGACTATTACGAAGTGCTGGGCGTCGACCGTTCGGCAAGCGACGACGAGATCAAAAAGGCGTATCGAAAGATGAGCCGCAAATACCATCCCGACATCGCAGGTCCGGAATTCGAAGACAAGTTCAAGGAAGTCAACAACGCGTACGATGTGCTGTCGGATCCTAAGAAACGGCAGATGTACGATGCCGGCGTCGATCCGAACGATCCGAATGCGGGCGGCATGCACGGCGGCGGATTCGGTGGCGGATTCGGCGATATGGGGGACATCTTCAGCATGTTCACCGGTGGCGGATTCGGTGGCACCGGCGGTGGACCGACTCCGCGCACCCAGCCGGGGCGTGACGCGCTTGTTTCCGCGACCATCGATTTGAAGACGGCGGTGTTCGGCGACACCACGCACGTCAAGGTCAACACGTTCGGCCTGTGCCAGGAATGCGGCGGCACCGGCTGCCAGAACGGCACACAGCCCACACAATGTCCCGACTGCCACGGTCAGGGATATGCGCAGCGCGTGGTACGCACCATGCTCGGCCAGATGATGACCACCGCGCCATGCGAACGCTGCGAAGGCCATGGAACGGTCATCGAGAAGCCGTGCCCGTCCTGCCTCGGCCATGGCCGCGTGCGCGTCACCCGCAATGTCGGCGTCGCGGTGCCGGCCGGCGTGGCGAACAACACCCGTCTGCGTCTCGCCAATCAGGGTGAGGTCGGCGAAAATGGCGGCGTCGCGGGCGATTTGTATGTGGATATCCGCATCAAGCCGGATGACATGTTCACTCGTGATGACGACGATTTGCATTGTTGGATCAAGGTGCCGATGAGTTGGGCCGTATTGGGGCACGAAGTCGAAATCGACACCTTCGACGGCAGGCAGACGCTGGATATCCCAGCCGGCAGCCAGCCGGACGATACCGTGACGTTGAAGAACCTCGGCGTCACGCATCTCGACGACAAGAACGAGCGCGGCGATTTGGTGGCGCACGTAGTGGTGGAGATTCCTAAGAAGCTGTCCGATGACGAGCGGGAGCTGATTGAGCGGTTCGGCGAGATGCACGACACGGACGCCCAGCATGTTGCCGTGAAGTCCCGTCCGTCGTCCGGCGCGAAGAAGGGGTTCTTCTCCAAGCTGAAGGACGCGCTGCGCTAG
- the hrcA gene encoding heat-inducible transcriptional repressor HrcA: MAQSRRMLVLRAVVEDYIRSQEPVGSTTLTRDHDLGVSSATVRNDMAALEDEGYLIQPHTSAGRVPTEKGYRYFVDRLATVVPLSEAQRRGINSFLSGSVNLQDTLQRAARLLAQITGQVAVVAAPSLSKSTLRHIEIVPVSINTLLAVVITDTGRVAQHILNVTKLPDVTTLTHLTNEINTQCSGVSLTRTADCVRQMGARKEYHAISTLAETLAQAFDGMADDERASELYMAGTSRLAHQRTVADLAPLFDALEEQVVLMKLMSSLSETTQSDGVGVAIGSETHTPGLLHASVVTSGYGRTSAAATDGATHAAASSQTENQSGDDTRQAGEPVAFVGSIGPTHMDYAATMAAVRAVARYLTAFLAHDEGQPAD, encoded by the coding sequence ATGGCGCAATCAAGACGCATGCTGGTGTTGCGTGCCGTGGTCGAGGACTACATCCGTTCTCAGGAACCGGTGGGTTCCACCACACTGACCCGGGATCATGACCTCGGCGTCAGCTCCGCCACCGTGCGCAACGACATGGCGGCCTTGGAAGATGAAGGCTATCTTATTCAGCCGCACACTTCGGCCGGCAGGGTGCCGACCGAAAAAGGGTACCGTTACTTCGTCGACCGTTTGGCGACGGTCGTTCCGCTATCGGAGGCCCAGCGCCGCGGCATCAACAGCTTTCTGTCCGGATCGGTCAATCTGCAGGACACGCTGCAGCGGGCCGCCCGGCTGCTGGCGCAGATCACCGGACAGGTCGCCGTCGTGGCCGCGCCGTCACTGTCGAAGTCGACATTGCGGCATATCGAAATCGTGCCAGTGTCCATTAATACGCTGCTTGCCGTAGTGATCACCGATACCGGCCGTGTCGCGCAGCATATCCTCAACGTCACGAAATTGCCGGACGTGACGACGCTCACTCATCTGACCAACGAGATCAATACGCAATGCTCCGGCGTTTCGCTGACCCGCACGGCCGATTGCGTACGACAGATGGGAGCGCGCAAGGAATACCATGCGATCAGCACGCTTGCGGAAACGCTTGCGCAGGCCTTTGATGGCATGGCGGATGACGAACGCGCGAGCGAATTGTACATGGCGGGCACTTCACGGCTTGCGCATCAACGCACGGTGGCCGACCTGGCCCCGCTGTTCGACGCGTTGGAGGAGCAGGTGGTGCTCATGAAGTTGATGAGCTCGCTGAGCGAAACCACGCAATCCGACGGCGTCGGAGTGGCGATCGGTTCCGAAACGCACACGCCCGGTTTGCTGCACGCCTCAGTGGTAACCAGTGGCTACGGGCGTACCTCCGCGGCCGCCACGGACGGCGCGACGCATGCGGCCGCATCATCACAGACGGAAAATCAAAGCGGTGATGATACGCGGCAGGCGGGCGAACCGGTCGCATTCGTCGGATCGATCGGGCCGACTCATATGGACTACGCGGCGACCATGGCCGCCGTGAGGGCGGTCGCCAGATATCTGACGGCGTTCCTCGCCCACGATGAAGGTCAGCCGGCCGACTGA